The following coding sequences are from one Litorihabitans aurantiacus window:
- a CDS encoding Abi family protein — translation MKNFRTYAELIDIMKDRGLAIYDDEAADAALRRYGYHRLGGYRYPFRQLLPPHLVDRDARSFRLDDYMPGASLDHVMELYSFDDKLRLVCLGGVLDFEVRLRATMAHVLAERSPVAHLRRDHLDPTACDRPAHGGSSTKLRAWQDKARKAVEDARPADDYLIHLQKVEPLADTPIWSFVEVVNCGSLPFLLDLMLIEDKRAVASAFGVNKPAQFITFARSISDLRNVCAHGSRLFNRSMKRDIKIRRQSGVGPLMTHLLDREDGSRRVYPVMASLAYMLRSHRDGTNWHMTAKTQVRKLPTVELSKGASPLFTPESSMGFPDNWEDLDLWNM, via the coding sequence GTGAAGAACTTCCGTACCTATGCCGAGTTGATCGACATCATGAAGGATCGCGGACTGGCTATCTACGATGACGAAGCAGCCGACGCAGCCCTTCGTAGGTACGGGTATCACCGTCTCGGCGGGTACCGGTACCCATTCCGCCAGTTGCTTCCGCCTCACCTCGTAGATCGAGACGCCAGATCGTTCCGCCTGGATGACTACATGCCTGGTGCGTCTCTCGATCACGTTATGGAGCTCTATTCCTTCGATGACAAGCTGCGACTCGTGTGCCTTGGCGGAGTGCTCGATTTCGAGGTTCGCTTACGCGCAACGATGGCTCATGTCCTGGCAGAGCGATCCCCAGTGGCGCACCTACGCCGAGACCACCTCGACCCGACCGCATGTGACCGGCCGGCTCACGGAGGCAGCTCGACCAAGCTCCGCGCGTGGCAGGACAAGGCGCGCAAGGCCGTCGAGGACGCGCGACCTGCCGACGACTACCTCATCCATCTACAGAAGGTCGAACCCCTCGCCGATACCCCGATCTGGTCGTTCGTCGAGGTTGTCAACTGCGGCTCCCTCCCGTTCCTCCTCGACCTGATGCTCATCGAGGACAAGCGCGCGGTCGCCAGTGCCTTCGGGGTCAACAAGCCAGCTCAGTTCATCACCTTTGCGCGGAGCATCAGCGATCTGCGGAACGTGTGCGCACACGGCTCGCGCCTCTTCAACCGGTCGATGAAGCGCGACATCAAGATCCGGCGGCAGAGTGGAGTTGGGCCGCTGATGACCCACCTCCTTGACCGCGAGGATGGCTCCAGGAGGGTCTACCCGGTGATGGCGTCCTTGGCCTACATGCTACGGAGCCACCGAGACGGAACGAATTGGCACATGACGGCGAAGACTCAGGTCCGGAAGCTGCCCACGGTAGAGCTGTCCAAGGGGGCGTCGCCACTGTTCACGCCTGAGTCGTCCATGGGCTTCCCGGACAACTGGGAGGACCTCGACCTATGGAACATGTGA
- a CDS encoding helix-turn-helix domain-containing protein, which translates to MEHVNESTRLLTADEVVALLGGDLKPETIVGWARAGKIGSVKIGRQRRFTQQDVDRFIEVNHQDQSDFGRSRGPLQQTPRSRASNRKPYRAP; encoded by the coding sequence ATGGAACATGTGAACGAGTCGACTCGCTTGCTCACAGCAGACGAGGTCGTCGCCCTGTTGGGCGGCGACCTCAAGCCCGAGACGATCGTCGGGTGGGCTCGCGCAGGGAAAATCGGGTCGGTGAAGATCGGCCGCCAACGCCGATTCACGCAGCAGGACGTGGACCGCTTCATTGAGGTAAACCACCAGGATCAGTCCGACTTCGGACGATCTCGTGGGCCGCTGCAGCAGACGCCTCGTTCGCGCGCGTCGAACCGTAAGCCGTACCGCGCCCCCTAA
- a CDS encoding ImmA/IrrE family metallo-endopeptidase, whose amino-acid sequence MDPELVALAEEMGWHVVYRDLGRRSGEVRSGGVIVINPRKGYLTQRMTLAHELGHVALGHDWGTRHDAAADERAADIWAAGVLIKPDDYRMAEEIVGSHPGALAKELGVTAGLVVYWQQHHQRRGTFLRVVRPAS is encoded by the coding sequence TTGGACCCCGAGCTCGTAGCCCTGGCCGAGGAGATGGGCTGGCACGTCGTCTACCGCGACCTCGGTCGCCGATCAGGCGAGGTCCGCTCCGGCGGCGTGATCGTGATCAACCCGAGGAAGGGCTACCTGACGCAGCGCATGACGCTCGCGCACGAGCTCGGCCACGTTGCCCTTGGTCACGACTGGGGCACCCGCCACGACGCCGCGGCGGACGAGCGCGCCGCCGATATCTGGGCGGCCGGCGTCCTCATCAAGCCCGACGACTACCGCATGGCCGAGGAGATCGTCGGGTCACACCCGGGGGCGCTCGCGAAGGAGCTGGGCGTGACGGCGGGCCTCGTCGTCTACTGGCAGCAGCACCACCAGCGCCGCGGCACCTTCCTTCGCGTCGTGCGACCGGCAAGTTAG
- a CDS encoding helix-turn-helix domain-containing protein, whose amino-acid sequence MEQNIARLGRYLRSRRAELGFSQDEVAALGGPSTTTQSKIEHGLTRRIQRRTMEDIDRSLGWKVGSTEALLEATDDDVEPVAVRRPATNRDGKRPHVAARPEPSGGTWTTLRREVDAKGRSLVVGVSVDTDVEGVETRVEVRYWPGPDRDVDAFDFNGVVGEAHRSAIRVTSVYRQPTEEDPILAAGPAPVPMSEPDGYVMAARDVDDDAEAEAQQVDP is encoded by the coding sequence ATGGAACAGAACATCGCCAGGCTGGGTCGCTACCTCCGTAGCCGCCGCGCCGAGCTGGGTTTCTCGCAGGACGAGGTGGCCGCTCTCGGTGGGCCGTCCACCACGACGCAGTCGAAGATCGAGCACGGTCTAACCCGACGGATACAGCGCCGAACGATGGAGGACATCGACCGGTCGCTCGGGTGGAAGGTTGGGAGTACCGAGGCGCTGCTCGAGGCCACAGATGACGACGTTGAGCCGGTGGCGGTGCGCCGGCCGGCGACCAACAGGGATGGGAAGCGCCCGCACGTTGCGGCGCGACCCGAACCGTCCGGCGGAACCTGGACGACCTTGCGGCGCGAGGTAGACGCGAAGGGGCGCTCGCTCGTCGTGGGCGTGAGTGTCGACACGGACGTCGAGGGCGTCGAGACGCGCGTCGAAGTGCGGTACTGGCCCGGGCCCGATCGAGATGTTGACGCCTTCGACTTCAACGGGGTGGTCGGCGAGGCGCATCGTTCTGCGATCCGCGTCACCAGCGTCTACCGGCAGCCGACGGAGGAGGACCCCATCTTGGCGGCAGGCCCAGCACCCGTGCCGATGTCGGAGCCGGATGGTTACGTGATGGCTGCGCGGGATGTCGACGACGACGCGGAGGCCGAAGCGCAGCAGGTCGACCCCTGA
- a CDS encoding helix-turn-helix domain-containing protein, whose product MPAMLAQSSTFTPARSARQDRTPPHLSLRALRSALDLTLEQVSLRITEHFPEMVVSRGSLSAIESGARGASDLMLRALERAYGLPEDSLTTDYSPRVRGDGEPQ is encoded by the coding sequence ATGCCAGCAATGCTTGCTCAGTCGAGCACCTTCACCCCGGCGAGGTCCGCCCGGCAGGACCGAACGCCACCCCACCTCTCCCTCCGCGCACTGCGGTCTGCTCTCGACCTGACGCTCGAGCAGGTCAGCCTCCGGATCACCGAGCACTTCCCGGAGATGGTCGTCAGCCGCGGCTCGCTCTCGGCGATCGAGTCAGGAGCGCGCGGCGCATCTGACCTGATGCTGCGAGCGCTTGAGCGTGCATACGGGCTCCCGGAGGACTCCCTCACCACGGACTACTCCCCCAGGGTCAGAGGGGACGGCGAGCCGCAGTGA
- a CDS encoding helix-turn-helix domain-containing protein produces the protein MSVTRIDGWPGAMTVQTAALYLDCSSRTVEGLQEKGDLIPIDTGFGKRFTKAELDRFLDARPEWSR, from the coding sequence ATGAGCGTCACGCGCATCGACGGCTGGCCCGGAGCGATGACCGTGCAGACCGCCGCGCTTTACCTCGACTGCTCCTCGCGCACCGTCGAGGGCCTGCAGGAGAAGGGCGACCTCATCCCCATCGACACCGGGTTCGGGAAGCGGTTCACCAAGGCCGAGCTCGACCGGTTCCTCGACGCCCGCCCCGAGTGGTCCCGATGA
- a CDS encoding DUF6907 domain-containing protein produces MSKIAPVACQPWCRDGQGHTGEAHVDDQWCMSPDVWINLAPANTFEGYPSELLSGRERLAVTATRRTHVYRGRPVVQIWAEDRDIELWLSAEDARALADELVAAARLIEEARR; encoded by the coding sequence ATGAGCAAGATCGCCCCCGTCGCCTGCCAGCCCTGGTGCCGTGATGGCCAGGGGCACACGGGCGAGGCCCACGTTGACGACCAGTGGTGCATGTCCCCTGACGTCTGGATCAACCTCGCGCCCGCGAACACCTTCGAGGGCTACCCGAGCGAGCTGCTCTCCGGGCGCGAGCGCCTCGCGGTCACGGCCACCCGTCGCACTCACGTCTACCGTGGCCGGCCGGTCGTCCAGATCTGGGCCGAGGATCGTGACATCGAACTGTGGCTCTCCGCGGAGGACGCACGCGCCTTGGCTGACGAGCTCGTCGCCGCCGCCCGCCTCATCGAGGAGGCGCGTCGATGA
- a CDS encoding replicative DNA helicase: protein MTDLLDPSALDRAVIHDPHAEKVLLGLCMTRGRRVAHDLTLNPADFYTPAHEQLYGLIQRLAGEGKPTDLATINANLASVDQIHRGLITAPLLIECEEVALGADGSVAYYSRLVADYATRRHLSTAAVKISQLARGEGEVGELVEMARGLIDGTRSSIVSDIVLLGDDYDEFVAGLDRETRTVPTPWPGLTKIISGWAPGGLYVIAARPSIGKTIVGLQVALWLTRHGYVSFTSLEMTRRELQQRATAYIAQVQLGALKGRSPWNPELTVVDRERIAENTDTMKALRLAVNDSPGATVNSIRSHARSVSRLGKLSAVVVDYLGLLSATPGDRRSRYEMVTEWSRHLKTLAMEMQVPVIVLAQLNRGSTQRADGRPQLSDLRDSGSVEQDADVVMLLHAEDPADRNVDMGIAKNRQGVLGRVEFTKRGETAEFAERHAMPNDGWG, encoded by the coding sequence GTGACCGACCTGCTCGACCCGAGCGCCCTCGACCGGGCCGTGATCCACGACCCGCACGCGGAGAAGGTGCTGCTGGGGCTGTGCATGACCCGTGGGCGTCGCGTCGCCCACGACCTCACGCTAAACCCCGCCGACTTCTACACCCCGGCACACGAGCAGCTCTACGGGCTCATCCAGCGCCTCGCCGGAGAGGGCAAGCCGACCGACCTCGCGACGATCAACGCCAACCTGGCGAGCGTCGACCAGATCCACCGCGGACTAATCACCGCACCGCTGCTCATCGAGTGCGAGGAGGTAGCCCTCGGTGCCGACGGGTCTGTGGCCTACTACTCCCGCCTCGTGGCGGACTACGCCACACGCCGGCACCTCTCCACCGCGGCCGTCAAGATCTCCCAGCTCGCTCGCGGCGAAGGCGAGGTCGGTGAACTGGTCGAGATGGCGCGGGGCCTCATCGACGGGACGCGCAGCAGCATCGTCTCCGACATCGTGCTCCTCGGCGACGACTACGACGAGTTCGTCGCAGGGCTCGATCGCGAGACCCGCACAGTCCCGACGCCATGGCCGGGCCTCACGAAGATCATTAGCGGATGGGCACCCGGTGGCCTGTACGTCATCGCGGCCCGACCCTCGATCGGCAAGACGATCGTCGGGCTGCAGGTCGCCCTCTGGCTGACCCGTCACGGGTACGTCTCGTTCACCTCGCTCGAGATGACCAGGAGGGAGTTGCAGCAGCGAGCGACGGCCTACATCGCGCAGGTGCAGCTCGGCGCGCTCAAGGGACGCTCGCCCTGGAACCCCGAACTCACGGTGGTCGATCGCGAACGGATCGCCGAGAACACCGACACCATGAAAGCCCTCCGGCTCGCCGTGAACGACTCCCCCGGCGCGACGGTCAACTCGATCCGCTCGCACGCCCGAAGCGTCTCCCGCCTGGGCAAGCTCTCGGCCGTCGTCGTCGACTACCTCGGCCTACTGTCGGCGACCCCGGGCGATCGCCGCTCCCGGTACGAGATGGTCACGGAGTGGTCGCGCCACCTCAAGACGCTCGCCATGGAGATGCAGGTCCCCGTGATCGTCCTCGCGCAGCTCAACCGAGGCTCCACCCAGCGCGCCGACGGCCGCCCCCAACTCTCCGACCTGCGCGACTCGGGATCTGTGGAGCAGGACGCTGACGTCGTCATGCTCCTTCACGCCGAGGACCCCGCGGACCGTAACGTCGACATGGGGATCGCGAAGAACCGGCAGGGCGTCCTCGGACGAGTCGAGTTCACCAAGCGCGGCGAGACAGCCGAGTTCGCCGAACGCCACGCCATGCCGAACGACGGGTGGGGATGA